A window of the Henckelia pumila isolate YLH828 chromosome 3, ASM3356847v2, whole genome shotgun sequence genome harbors these coding sequences:
- the LOC140892200 gene encoding protein SUPPRESSOR OF K(+) TRANSPORT GROWTH DEFECT 1-like codes for MYSNFKEQAIEYVRQAVAEDNAGNYAKAFPLYMNALEYFKTHLKYEKNPKIKEAITQKFTEYLRRAEEIRAVLDEGGSGPASTGDAAVATRPKTKKDGNDGEDGDKEKLRAGLSSAIIREKPNVKWNDVAGLESAKQALQEAVILPVKFPQFFTGKRRPWRAFLLYGPPGTGKSYLAKAVATEADSTFFRSPHLWLRQMPARMVLLSWQNY; via the exons ATGTATAGTAATTTCAAAGAACAAGCAATCGAGTATGTGCGGCAGGCAGTGGCGGAAGACAATGCCGGAAACTATGCCAAAGCCTTCCCTTTGTATATGAACGCTTTAGAGTATTTCAAAACCCATCTCAAATACGAAAAGAATCCTAAAATCAAGGAAGCGATCACGCAGAAGTTTACCGAGTATTTGCGGCGGGCTGAGGAGATACGGGCCGTACTCGACGAGGGTGGGTCGGGCCCCGCGTCAACCGGTGATGCTGCTGTGGCCACCCGGCCGAAAACCAAGAAGGATGGGAATGATGGGGAGGATGGGGATAAGGAGAAGCTGCGAGCTGGGTTGAGTTCTGCTATAATTAGGGAGAAGCCGAATGTTAAGTGGAATGATGTTGCTGGATTGGAGAGTGCGAAGCAGGCTTTGCAGGAGGCAGTGATTCTTCCTGTGAAGTTCCCACAATTCTTTACTG GCAAGAGGCGTCCATGGAGGGCTTTTCTTTTATATGGTCCACCTGGAACAGGAAAGTCATACTTGGCCAAGGCTGTTGCAACTGAAGCTGATTCAACCTTTTTCAG ATCCCCGCATCTTTGGTTGCGTCAAATGCCGGCGCGGATGGTTTTACTGTCGTGGCAAAACTATTAG
- the LOC140891752 gene encoding uncharacterized protein: MGKHGKKQSHDHRRGRRTSYTVNEDEDEEIQGYPLSPQTSTLEQTTLSDSDQESQEKETETEQIPSNSDDAPSKFLLYQQSVQSPKGDISYLQKFFLMYVGGRVPLHLQEDFCGTALLSVEWIHGDARRTAVGLDLDVEALNWCMENNVNRIGADISSRITLFHGNVLQPLDSKLINIDHDEIIKNTRSKGDGSDSLSCTENFMSEGRPEAPQSMKETQLPARDIVCAFNYSCCCLHSRKELILYFKHAFNALSKKGGIFVMDLYGGTSSENELRLQRRFPNFTYVWEQAEFDIIQRKTRISLHFHLQKQHKKLRHAFSYSWRLWSLPEVKDCLEEAGFRAVHVWIRSMPDSEQIRCTDGFSVGRDVKYEEATSFKQQDAWNVYIVGVA, encoded by the exons ATGGGAAAACACGGCAAGAAGCAAAGCCACGACCACCGCAGGGGAAGAAGAACCTCGTACACTGTTAATGAAGACGAAGATGAAGAAATCCAGGGCTACCCACTAAGCCCGCAGACTTCCACTCTTGAGCAAACTACTCTCTCCGATTCTGATCAAGAATCCCAAGAAAAAGAAACGGAGACCGAACAAATCCCGTCAAATAGTGATGACGCGCCTTCAAAATTCTTGCTTTATCAACAATCTGTGCAG TCACCCAAAGGGGACATAAGCTATCTGCAGAAGTTCTTTTTGATGTATGTGGGTGGAAGGGTTCCCCTCCATCTCCAGGAAGACTTCTGTGGAACTGCCCTTTTGAG TGTGGAATGGATTCACGGTGATGCTAGGCGAACTGCTGTAGGATTAGATTTGGATGTCGAAGCTCTGAATTGGTGCATGGAGAACAATGTTAACAGAATCGGAGCTGATATCAGCTCTAGGATTACACTGTTTCATGGAAATGTGTTGCAACCTCTTGATTCAAAATTGATTAACATTGATCATGACGAGATTATCAAGAATACTAGATCGAAAGGTGATGGAAGTGATTCATTGAGTTGCACAGAAAATTTTATGTCAGAGGGAAGGCCCGAGGCTCCTCAATCCATGAAAGAAACTCAGTTGCCAGCAAGAGATATAGTGTGTGCTTTTAACTATAGTTGTTGCTGTCTGCATAGCCGCAAAGAGCTGATTTTGTACTTCAAGCATGCATTTAATGCTCTGAGTAAAAAAGGTGGAATATTTGTGATGGATTTATATGGAGGTACCTCATCAGAAAATGAACTTAGGCTGCAGAGAAGATTTCCGAATTTTACG TATGTTTGGGAGCAAGCTGAATTTGACATCATTCAGAGAAAAACAAGAATCAGCCTCCACTTCCATCTCCAAAAGCAGCATAAAAAGCTGCGGCATGCTTTTAGCTATAGCTGGAGACT CTGGTCCCTGCCTGAAGTGAAGGATTGTTTGGAAGAGGCTGGCTTTCGTGCAGTTCACGTATGGATTCGTAGCATGCCTGACAGTGAACAAATTAGATGCACAGATGGCTTCTCAGTTGGAAGAGATGTAAAATATGAAGAGGCTACGAGTTTCAAACAGCAAGATGCATGGAATGTGTATATTGTGGGTGTTGCATAG